From Acidobacteriota bacterium, one genomic window encodes:
- a CDS encoding nucleotidyltransferase domain-containing protein, with translation MNLEPVMNKIRAACRAKDIAMLGVFGSVGRDEDTPDGDVDLLVRLGKPVGFVEFIALEDTFKEIFERNVDLATEVSRM, from the coding sequence ATGAATCTGGAACCGGTCATGAACAAAATACGAGCCGCGTGTCGGGCCAAAGATATCGCAATGTTGGGCGTCTTTGGGTCGGTCGGCCGCGATGAAGACACGCCGGATGGCGATGTCGATCTGCTCGTCCGTCTCGGCAAGCCGGTTGGATTTGTCGAGTTTATCGCTCTTGAAGACACGTTCAAAGAGATCTTCGAACGAAACGTTGATCTCGCGACCGAAGTATCGCGTATGTAA
- a CDS encoding DUF853 family protein has translation MADPILVAKKDAKECFLLPDKANRHGLITGATGTGKTITLQRMGEAFSRIGVPVFMADIKGDLTGISQSGGGNSKVDDRLTLLGLKEGFEFANCPVTLWDVFGEQGHPLRATVSEMGPLLLGRILQLNDTQEAVLSMCFKIADTNGLMLLDFKDLRSLLQWVGENADQFQTEYGNVSKATIGAIQRGLLELESQGAEKFFGEPAVSLNDFMQTISGKGVVNVLAADKLFLSPKLYSTFLLWLLSELFEMLPEAGDLEKPKLVFFFDEAHLLFADTPTALVEKIEQVVRLIRSKGVGVYFVTQNPIDIPETILGQLGNRVQHALRAFTPRDQKAVRSAAETFRQNPEIDVETAITELGVGEALVSFLDAKGTPSMVERAFVIPPHSHIGPVTPEQRQQLISNSIVAGQYEKVVDRESAHELIKARTDAAAAAEQAEAEALAAQEAAEKQAKEDAREERAAGGSSRTDSTFGAFAKSAARSIGSNVGRQLVRGVLGSLLGGSGTRKKSTSWW, from the coding sequence ATGGCAGATCCCATTTTGGTTGCTAAAAAGGATGCAAAGGAATGTTTTCTTTTGCCGGACAAGGCGAATCGTCACGGATTGATCACCGGTGCGACCGGGACCGGAAAGACGATCACACTTCAACGGATGGGCGAGGCGTTCAGCCGGATCGGCGTTCCGGTCTTTATGGCCGACATCAAGGGCGATCTGACCGGCATTTCGCAAAGCGGCGGCGGGAATTCAAAGGTCGATGATCGCTTGACACTTCTCGGGCTTAAAGAAGGTTTCGAATTTGCGAATTGCCCCGTAACGCTCTGGGACGTTTTCGGCGAACAGGGGCATCCGCTTCGCGCGACCGTATCGGAAATGGGGCCGTTGCTCCTCGGGCGAATACTTCAACTGAACGACACGCAGGAAGCGGTGCTGTCGATGTGTTTCAAGATCGCCGACACGAATGGTCTGATGCTGCTCGATTTTAAAGATCTGCGCTCACTGCTGCAATGGGTTGGCGAGAACGCCGATCAGTTCCAGACCGAATACGGCAACGTTTCAAAGGCGACCATCGGCGCGATCCAGCGTGGATTGCTCGAACTCGAAAGCCAGGGTGCCGAAAAGTTCTTTGGCGAGCCGGCGGTCAGTCTCAACGACTTTATGCAGACGATCAGCGGCAAGGGCGTCGTCAACGTTCTCGCCGCCGACAAGCTTTTTCTTTCGCCGAAGCTTTATTCGACGTTTCTGCTCTGGCTCCTTTCGGAATTGTTCGAAATGCTGCCCGAAGCCGGCGATCTCGAAAAGCCGAAGCTCGTGTTCTTTTTCGACGAGGCGCATCTCCTGTTCGCCGACACGCCGACGGCGTTGGTCGAAAAGATCGAACAGGTCGTTCGGCTGATCCGTTCAAAAGGCGTTGGCGTTTATTTCGTGACCCAGAACCCGATCGATATTCCCGAAACGATCCTCGGGCAACTCGGCAATCGCGTCCAGCACGCGCTTCGGGCCTTCACGCCGCGCGACCAGAAAGCGGTCAGGTCGGCGGCCGAGACGTTTCGGCAGAATCCGGAAATCGATGTCGAGACGGCGATCACCGAACTCGGCGTCGGCGAGGCGCTCGTTTCATTTCTTGATGCAAAGGGCACCCCGTCGATGGTCGAACGCGCTTTCGTCATCCCGCCGCACAGCCACATCGGTCCGGTCACTCCGGAACAGCGGCAACAGTTGATCTCGAACTCGATCGTCGCCGGCCAGTACGAAAAGGTTGTCGACCGCGAATCCGCTCACGAACTCATCAAAGCGCGAACCGACGCGGCGGCGGCGGCCGAGCAGGCCGAAGCCGAAGCGCTCGCGGCGCAGGAAGCGGCCGAGAAACAGGCCAAGGAAGACGCCAGGGAAGAGCGGGCAGCAGGTGGATCAAGCCGGACTGATTCGACCTTCGGCGCGTTTGCAAAGAGCGCCGCGCGCTCCATCGGCAGCAACGTCGGCCGCCAGCTAGTCCGCGGCGTTCTCGGCAGCCTCCTCGGCGGATCGGGAACGCGCAAAAAGAGCACGTCCTGGTGGTAG
- a CDS encoding NACHT domain-containing protein, translating to MSLPARQNKIEKITDEVKVLHPMLDQLLRKMPEVKDVEYTQGNRERGADFVLLKTDVTTSMDDHVGVIVKIGPLHQNFTDIERQIDECTLERTFRNGKDKIRIREIWIFVTGVVTGGAQEKIWEKFKTSKIVFFDGRRVEELIDKYVPYVWMTGKIHTAKYLSDLNFFATEADKRYSLIPSLEGDLFIEPDVCTFPRKEYRIRLQRLAQGIRKVDFYSTIDKERILLLEADMGMGKTKLLRHLVKKYTTPGTFEHLHYLPIPLTFKEIVDDYDLNIDAAIEDKLPQGVRDELEDSTKILLLIDGLDEKKGLFSDQMHRFEALVENIAKRESIKAIFASRRLKAFEECVAIRNHVGKYFIRSLSFKKALIIIAKICNNLDVTNRIAQGLRKSPLFDDLPKNPIAIILLASLLNESDRDVPSNLTELYEKYTEYALGRWDMEKGLQSQKEFSALSQIMMNISQFMLDNEVQELDVDHAKSFFNEYLDRRTLGIKTDDLFNMMMTRTEIMAFDYTGTRILFKHRTFPEFFYAKHAAHDRNLAISNRAFQMYWQNTYFFYLGLLQDAPEILLDLLGIEPDTELEKWLKLINMSNFFLAAYLSPKDVARDLVKQIMKEASSFYLRIVSGKSSGALARMPRMHVLWLFQTVIRGAYSYDLFKDALEEAAIDIGSEANSPEKLYSLFFIAATLTDITRRSDYDFLLTESGGNLPADLSFAFYHEVKDAKQKSKLMKKAEKRVRKLFLGNTFETKRIKELYENPIKVLGQ from the coding sequence ATGTCACTTCCAGCGCGACAAAATAAAATAGAGAAAATTACAGATGAAGTTAAAGTGCTTCATCCGATGTTAGACCAACTGCTCAGGAAAATGCCTGAGGTTAAAGATGTTGAATATACTCAAGGAAATCGAGAGAGAGGTGCAGATTTTGTACTTCTAAAGACTGACGTTACTACGTCTATGGATGACCACGTTGGAGTAATTGTCAAAATTGGCCCGCTTCACCAGAACTTTACGGATATTGAGAGACAAATTGATGAGTGTACGCTTGAAAGAACATTTAGAAATGGCAAAGACAAAATAAGGATTAGAGAGATTTGGATTTTTGTCACTGGGGTTGTGACAGGGGGAGCGCAGGAGAAAATTTGGGAGAAGTTCAAAACCAGTAAGATTGTCTTCTTTGATGGAAGAAGGGTCGAGGAGCTGATCGACAAATATGTCCCCTATGTTTGGATGACAGGTAAAATCCATACCGCAAAATATCTTTCAGATCTTAATTTTTTCGCCACGGAGGCTGACAAAAGATATAGCTTGATTCCATCTTTGGAGGGCGATTTGTTCATTGAGCCCGACGTCTGTACGTTTCCGCGAAAGGAATATCGAATAAGGTTGCAGCGTCTCGCTCAGGGAATAAGGAAAGTAGATTTTTATTCCACAATAGATAAAGAAAGAATCCTGCTTTTAGAGGCCGATATGGGCATGGGAAAGACGAAGCTACTTCGTCATCTTGTAAAAAAATACACAACGCCAGGAACCTTTGAACATTTGCACTATTTACCGATCCCACTAACCTTTAAGGAAATTGTTGATGACTATGATTTGAATATAGATGCGGCTATTGAAGACAAGCTGCCGCAAGGGGTACGCGACGAGCTTGAGGACTCAACAAAGATTTTGCTCTTGATAGATGGACTCGATGAGAAGAAGGGCCTTTTCAGTGACCAAATGCATCGGTTTGAAGCGCTAGTCGAAAATATTGCGAAACGAGAGAGCATTAAAGCGATCTTTGCTTCGCGAAGACTCAAGGCCTTCGAAGAATGTGTCGCGATCAGAAATCACGTTGGCAAATATTTTATTCGGTCGTTATCGTTCAAGAAGGCTTTAATCATTATCGCGAAGATTTGCAATAACCTCGACGTCACAAATCGAATAGCTCAAGGTCTACGGAAATCACCTTTGTTCGACGATCTTCCTAAGAATCCGATTGCGATTATTCTATTGGCGAGCTTACTCAACGAAAGTGATCGAGACGTTCCGTCAAACTTAACTGAGCTATATGAGAAATACACTGAATATGCACTGGGACGATGGGATATGGAGAAGGGATTGCAGTCCCAAAAAGAATTCAGTGCCTTGTCTCAGATAATGATGAATATCTCACAGTTTATGCTCGATAATGAAGTTCAAGAGCTTGACGTTGACCACGCTAAGTCCTTCTTCAACGAGTATCTCGATCGTCGAACCTTGGGCATTAAAACTGACGATTTATTCAACATGATGATGACCCGAACCGAGATTATGGCGTTTGACTATACGGGAACTCGTATTCTGTTCAAACATCGGACCTTTCCCGAGTTCTTTTATGCGAAACATGCGGCGCATGATCGGAATCTTGCGATTAGTAATAGAGCGTTTCAAATGTACTGGCAGAACACCTACTTCTTCTATTTAGGTCTCTTACAGGATGCTCCCGAGATCCTTCTGGATCTCCTCGGCATTGAGCCGGATACTGAACTCGAAAAGTGGCTTAAATTGATAAACATGTCGAATTTTTTTCTCGCGGCTTACCTTAGTCCAAAGGATGTTGCTCGCGATTTGGTGAAACAAATTATGAAGGAAGCTTCCTCATTTTATCTTAGAATCGTGTCTGGCAAGAGCTCCGGAGCATTAGCAAGAATGCCACGCATGCATGTTTTGTGGTTGTTTCAAACCGTGATTCGCGGGGCTTATTCGTACGACTTGTTCAAAGATGCACTTGAGGAAGCTGCGATAGATATCGGATCAGAAGCGAACTCCCCTGAAAAGCTGTATTCTTTGTTTTTTATTGCGGCAACGCTAACTGATATTACAAGACGAAGTGACTACGACTTCTTGTTGACAGAAAGTGGAGGAAATCTACCGGCCGATTTATCTTTTGCCTTTTATCACGAAGTGAAAGATGCAAAACAGAAATCCAAGTTGATGAAGAAAGCAGAGAAGAGGGTGAGAAAATTGTTCCTTGGAAATACGTTCGAGACTAAACGTATCAAAGAACTCTATGAGAATCCGATCAAGGTTCTTGGACAATGA